Proteins found in one Odontesthes bonariensis isolate fOdoBon6 chromosome 11, fOdoBon6.hap1, whole genome shotgun sequence genomic segment:
- the LOC142391684 gene encoding ATP-binding cassette sub-family C member 4-like: MEQVRRSTKTNPAATANLLSKIVFWWLNPLFSIGYKRRLEEDDMFEVLAEDKSASLGRDLQRYWDQEVQKATKELRKPRLSRVIIQCYWKPYAVLGLFTLIEEVIKVIQPVFLGKMIRYFEIIGEPSAAALNESLGYATGLSICTIGLAVLHHLYFYHVQRAGMKIRVAMCHMIYKKALCLSSSAMGKTTTGQIVNLLSNDVNKFDDVTIFLHFLWVGPLQAAVVVGLLWMEIGPSCLAGMVVLMFLMPMQTMFGRLFSKFRSKTAALSDNRIRTMNEVVSGIRIIKMYAWEKPFAALVSEVRRKEISKIMNSSYLRGLNMASFFCASKIIVFITFTLYVLLGNTISASRVFVTVSLYTAVRLTVTLFFPSAVEKLFETRVSIDRIQEFLMLDEISKISAAPPQEEKKNTAVEVNDLTCYWDKSLDAPSLQSISFTLNSNQLLAVIGPVGAGKSSLLSSILGELPSEKGVLKVKGQLTYAAQQPWVFPGTIRSNILFGKELDPHKYERVIRACALRRDLELLPDGDQTLIGDRGATLSGGQKARVNLARAVYVDADIYLLDDPLSAVDAEVGRHLFEQCICGLLKNKPRILVTHQLQYLKTADQILVLKEGHTVAKGTYAELQRSGLDFTSLLKKDEEEEQQQLPQDTPARSRTLSQNSTRSQSSSVHSVKDGDLPAEKVQTIPEESRAQGTIGVRLYVKYLKAGASVLFLLFVILVNILAQVSYIMGDWWLAYWADEQEKLTQKNNNRTTGTNVTEELDLSFYLGVYGGLTGATILFGFARNLLLFNVLVRCAQSLHNTMFNAILRTPVRFFDINPIGRVLNRFSKDIGQLDANMPWTFVDFIQVFLQILGVIAVAASVIPWILIPVFPLLIFFLILRRYFLRTSRDIKRLESTTRSPVFSHLSSSLQGLWTIRAFGAEERFQETFDAHQDLHSEAWFLFLTTSRWFAFRLDGICSIFVTVTTFGCLLLRDQLDAGDVGLALSYAVTLMGMFQWGVRQSAEVENLMTSVERVVEYTELESEAPWETQKRPPPDWPSKGLVTFDQVNFSYSSDGPMVLQNMKAMFRPKEKVGIVGRTGAGKSSLVSALFRLAEPQGKIYVDGVVTSEIGLHDLRRKMSIIPQDPVLFTGTMRKNMDPFNQHTDEELWNALQEVQLKSVVEELPGKLETVLAESGSNFSVGQRQLVCLARAILRKNRILIIDEATANVDPRTDELIQKTIRDKFRDCTVLTIAHRLNTIIDSDRILVLDAGRIHAYDEPHTLLQDPGGIFYKMVQQTGKQEAAALLEAAKQAYNSRSRPNISNGHAETADGNLVIFETAL, from the exons ATGGAGCAAGTCCGGAGAAGTACAAAGACTAACCCGGCAGCGACGGCTAACCTTTTGTCGAAGATAGTTTTCTG GTGGCTAAATCCTTTATTCAGCATCGGTTACAAACGCAGGCTAGAGGAAGATGACATGTTCGAAGTGCTGGCGGAGGACAAGTCGGCGAGTCTGGGACGGGACCTGCAGAG ATACTGGGATCAGGAGGTCCAGAAGGCTACCAAAGAGCTGCGGAAACCGAGGCTCTCCAGAGTCATCATCCAGTGCTACTGGAAACCTTATGCAGTGCTGGGACTGTTTACACTCATTgag GAGGTCATTAAAGTTATCCAGCCGGTTTTCTTGGGGAAGATGATTCGATATTTCGAGATTATTGGGGAGCCCAGCGCGGCGGCGTTGAACGAGTCGCTTGGATATGCAACCGGGCTGTCCATCTGCACCATCGGCCTGGCAGTGCTCCATCACCTCTACTTCTACCACGTTCAGAGGGCAGGCATGAAGATCAGAGTGGCCATGTGTCACATGATCTATAAGAAG GCTCTCTGTCTGAGCAGCTCAGCCATGGGAAAGACCACCACAGGACAGATTGTCAACCTGCTCTCCAACGACGTCAACAAGTTTGATGAT GTGACTATTTTCCTGCACTTCCTGTGGGTGGGGCCCCTTCAGGCAGCTGTTGTTGTGGGGTTGCTGTGGATGGAGATCGGTCCTTCCTGCTTGGCGGGAATGGTGGTCCTTATGTTCCTTATGCCTATGCAAACCATGTTCGGGAGACTCTTCTCCAAGTTcag GAGTAAGACAGCTGCTCTCTCTGACAACAGAATCCGCACAATGAACGAAGTGGTGTCTGGAATTAGGATCATCAAGATGTACGCCTGGGAGAAACCCTTCGCCGCTCTGGTCTCTGAGGTCAGAAG GAAGGAGATCTCCAAGATCATGAATAGCTCCTACCTACGAGGTCTGAACATGGCCTCGTTTTTCTGTGCCAGCAAGATCATCGTTTTCATCACCTTCACCCTCTACGTCCTGCTGGGAAATACCATTTCTGCCAGCCGCGTGTTTGTGACGGTGTCGCTGTACACGGCGGTGCGACTCACCGTCACCCTCTTCTTCCCCAGTGCCGTTGAGAAGCTGTTTGAGACCCGTGTCAGCATCGATAGGATTCAG GAGTTCCTGATGCTGGATGAGATCTCAAAAATCAGTGCCGCTCCGCcacaggaggagaagaagaacacCGCGGTGGAGGTCAACGATCTCACCTGCTACTGGGACAAG agttTGGACGCGCCGTCTCTGCAGAGCATCTCCTTCACTCTCAACTCAAACCAGCTGTTGGCTGTGATAGGACCAGTGGGAGCCGGGAAG TCATCCTTACTGAGCTCCATCCTGGGAGAGCTTCCATCTGAAAAAGGGGTGCTGAAAGTCAAAGGTCAGCTGACCTACGCTGCTCAGCAGCCCTGGGTGTTTCCTGGAACCATTCGCAGCAACATCCTATTTGGGAAAGAGCTGGACCCCCACAAGTATGAGAGAGTCATCAGAGCTTGTGCACTCAGAAGG GACCTGGAGCTGCTCCCAGATGGCGACCAGACACTGATCGGGGACAGAGGAGCCACGCTGAGCGGGGGACAGAAAGCCCGCGTCAACTTGGCCAG AGCCGTGTACGTGGATGCAGACATTTACCTCCTGGACGACCCTTTAAGTGCTGTGGATGCTGAAGTAGGGAGACACCTCTTTGAACA GTGCATCTGCGGCCTGCTGAAGAACAAGCCTCGCATCCTGGTCACCCACCAGCTGCAGTACCTGAAGACAGCCGACCAGATTCTCGTCCTCAAGGAG gGTCACACGGTGGCAAAGGGAACGTATGCCGAGCTGCAGAGGTCTGGGCTGGACTTCACCTCCTTGCTGAAGAAGGacgaagaggaggagcagcaacAGCTTCCCCAGGACACCCCTGCCAGGAGCAGAACTCTGTCCCAGAATTCAACGCGCTCCCAGAGCTCCTCTGTCCACTCAGTCAAAGATGGTGACCTGCCG GCAGAGAAAGTCCAGACAATTCCGGAAGAGAGTCGAGCTCAGGGAACAATTGGCGTCAGGCTGTACGTCAAGTACCTGAAAGCTGGAGCCAGCGTTCTGTTTCTGCTGTTCGTCATACTGGTCAACATCCTGGCTCAG GTATCGTACATCATGGGGGACTGGTGGCTGGCTTACTG GGCTGACGAGCAAGAAAAGCTAACCCAAAAGAACAACAACCGCACGACCGGAACAAACGTCACCGAGGAGCTGGATTTATCTTTCTACCTGGGAGTCTATGGAG GCTTGACAGGGGCCACCATCCTTTTTGGCTTCGCCAGGAATCTCCTCCTGTTCAACGTGCTGGTGAGATGTGCGCAGTCCCTGCACAACACCATGTTCAACGCCATTCTCCGAACCCCAGTGCGCTTCTTCGACATCAACCCAATCG GAAGGGTCTTGAACAGGTTTTCAAAGGACATCGGCCAGCTGGATGCTAACATGCCGTGGACCTTTGTGGACTTCATTCAG GTGTTCCTGCAGATTCTCGGGGTTATCGCCGTGGCAGCGTCAGTGATCCCCTGGATCCTCATTCCTGTGTTCCCCCTCCTGATCTTTTTTCTCATCCTACGCCGTTACTTCCTGCGAACCTCCAGAGACATCAAGCGTCTCGAGTCCACGA ctcggaGTCCGGTCTTCTCCCACCTCTCCTCGTCTCTTCAGGGCTTGTGGACAATCCGAGCCTTCGGAGCTGAGGAGCGGTTCCAGGAAACCTTCGATGCCCATCAGGACCTACACTCAG AGGCCTGGTTCCTGTTCCTCACCACCTCTCGCTGGTTTGCCTTCCGCCTTGATGGCATCTGCTCCATCTTTGTCACCGTCACCACGTTTGGCTGCCTGCTGCTGAGAGACC AGTTGGATGCGGGTGATGTAGGTTTGGCTCTGAGCTACGCGGTCACACTGATGGGCATGTTCCAGTGGGGCGTCAGGCAGAGTGCAGAAGTAGAGAACTTG ATGACATCAGTGGAGCGAGTGGTGGAGTACACCGAGCTGGAGAGTGAAGCACCCTGGGAAACCCAGAAGCGCCCTCCTCCCGATTGGCCGAGCAAAGGCCTGGTGACCTTTGACCAGGTCAACTTTTCTTACAGCAGCGACGGCCCGATGGTGTTGCAGAACATGAAAGCCATGTTCCGACCCAAAGAGAAG GTCGGTATCGTGGGAAGAACGGGTGCTGGGAAAAGCTCGCTGGTCTCCGCTCTGTTCCGCCTGGCAGAGCCTCAGGGAAAGATCTACGTCGACGGTGTTGTGACCTCCGAGATCGGCCTACATGACCTGCGGCGGAAGATGTCCATCATTCCTCAG GACCCGGTGCTGTTTACAGGCACCATGAGGAAGAACATGGACCCTTTCAACCAACACACAGATGAAGAGCTGTGGAATGCCCTACAAGAG GTGCAGCTGAAGTCTGTGGTGGAGGAGCTGCCCGGGAAGCTGGAGACCGTTCTGGCCGAGTCCGGCTCCAACTTCAGCGTGGGTCAGAGGCAGCTGGTGTGTCTGGCCCGAGCCATCCTGAGGAAGAACCGCATCCTCATCATCGACGAGGCCACGGCTAACGTGGACCCCAG GACAGACGAGCTGATCCAGAAAACCATACGGGACAAGTTCAGAGACTGTACGGTGCTGACCATCGCTCATCGCCTCAACACCATCATAGACAGCGACCGCATCCTG GTTCTTGATGCAGGGAGGATCCACGCTTACGATGAGCCCCACACGCTACTGCAGGATCCGGGCGGCATCTTCTACAAGATGGTGCAGCAGACGGGCAAACAGGAGGCGGCGGCACTACTAGAGGCAGCTAAACAG GCTTACAACAGCAGAAGTCGTCCCAACATTTCAAACGGACACGCAGAAACGGCAGACGGCAACCTGGTCATCTTTGAAACGGCTCTGTGA